From Spirosoma aerolatum, one genomic window encodes:
- a CDS encoding glycosyltransferase family 2 protein, translating into MAEGECVEARPLISLITINYNQAAVTCDLLESTRALTYPRYEIIVVNNGSKDDLAERIAQGNYPHVKYIDSPDNLGFSGGNNLGIRYAQGDYYFLLNNDTIVTADLLEQLLAPFAENPAVGVVCPKIRYYDQPTIIQYAGYHPLNEYTGRTWAIGLMELDQGQHDKPGSTWFAHGAAMLVSRTVLERAGSLDDSFFLYYEELDWSARIRRAGFTIYYQPKALIYHRESMSVGKMNPMKVYYHTRNRLWFMRRNVDGFPLLVFYMYFFCIALPKALAQYTLRWQPAYLKAIKDAVIWNFTHTPSPTAPAPLSAVVAG; encoded by the coding sequence ATGGCAGAAGGAGAATGTGTAGAAGCAAGGCCGCTGATTTCACTGATTACGATCAATTACAATCAGGCGGCAGTGACCTGCGATCTGTTGGAATCGACTCGGGCGTTGACTTATCCACGCTACGAAATCATTGTCGTCAACAACGGATCGAAGGATGATCTTGCCGAACGAATTGCGCAGGGCAACTACCCCCATGTAAAATACATTGACAGCCCTGATAATCTTGGATTTTCGGGTGGCAATAACCTGGGTATCCGATACGCTCAGGGTGACTATTACTTTCTGCTCAACAACGATACCATCGTTACGGCTGATTTACTGGAACAGCTACTGGCTCCCTTTGCGGAGAACCCAGCCGTTGGGGTTGTCTGTCCAAAGATTCGCTATTACGACCAGCCGACCATCATTCAGTATGCCGGTTATCATCCATTGAATGAATATACCGGACGTACCTGGGCCATTGGGCTCATGGAGCTCGATCAGGGACAGCACGACAAGCCCGGCTCCACCTGGTTCGCCCATGGAGCTGCTATGCTCGTCAGTCGGACAGTGCTGGAACGAGCGGGCTCACTCGACGACAGTTTTTTCCTATATTATGAAGAACTGGACTGGTCGGCACGCATCCGACGGGCTGGCTTTACCATTTATTATCAGCCTAAAGCCCTGATCTACCATCGCGAGTCGATGAGTGTCGGCAAGATGAATCCGATGAAGGTATACTACCATACCCGAAATCGGCTCTGGTTCATGCGTCGAAATGTGGACGGGTTTCCGTTGCTGGTTTTCTATATGTATTTTTTCTGCATAGCCCTTCCCAAAGCCCTAGCCCAATATACGTTACGATGGCAGCCTGCTTACCTCAAAGCGATAAAGGATGCCGTCATCTGGAATTTTACACATACGCCAAGTCCAACAGCACCCGCACCGTTGTCAGCCGTCGTTGCGGGCTAA
- a CDS encoding sugar transferase gives MKAVSDSTQPFRVLYVDNDDRRIKSFQRAFPSPIEVIGVADGWSAISYLDDKEAVDLILYNDDLNTRGFMNAYQAKQSRTKIPIILLTDQEKIDLTAAPYHGFVIDAFPQNYSEAALKIRLNYLIQKRDYQRNGRVVHKPVSVRMPIGKRVFDILLSFTILTLISPLLLIVAILVKLDSKGPVFYSSKRVGMGFRIFDMYKFRTMSTGADKLLAGMASQNMYNKVVEDKQADELCDECKLANGPCQRPLYLDQKQICELQYHREQKAKAMFSKFKEDPRVTKLGKILRNTSIDELPQLFNILKGDMSFVGNRPLPLYEAEKLTNIGYARRFAAPAGLTGLWQVTKRGKAKVSDLERIQLDVLYAKRYSLRTDLIILLRTLKAVWQKENV, from the coding sequence ATGAAGGCTGTAAGTGATAGTACACAACCCTTTCGGGTGCTCTATGTTGACAACGATGACCGACGCATTAAATCGTTTCAGCGAGCATTCCCTTCGCCCATTGAGGTCATTGGCGTAGCTGATGGCTGGTCAGCCATTTCGTATCTGGATGACAAAGAGGCCGTTGACTTGATTCTGTATAATGACGATTTAAATACGCGCGGCTTCATGAACGCCTATCAGGCGAAGCAAAGCCGAACTAAAATACCCATTATTTTACTCACCGATCAGGAGAAAATCGACCTGACAGCTGCTCCATATCATGGATTTGTGATAGATGCATTTCCGCAGAACTATTCGGAGGCAGCTCTGAAAATCCGGCTGAATTACCTGATTCAAAAACGAGATTATCAGCGTAACGGCCGAGTTGTGCATAAGCCGGTATCGGTACGAATGCCAATTGGCAAACGCGTTTTCGATATTCTACTTTCGTTTACCATCCTGACCCTGATTTCTCCCTTATTGCTCATTGTAGCCATACTCGTTAAGCTCGATTCCAAAGGCCCGGTTTTCTATAGTTCGAAACGGGTTGGGATGGGATTCAGGATATTCGATATGTACAAGTTTCGTACCATGAGTACGGGGGCCGATAAGTTACTGGCGGGCATGGCGTCGCAGAACATGTACAATAAGGTGGTGGAGGATAAACAAGCCGATGAACTGTGTGATGAATGCAAACTCGCCAATGGCCCCTGCCAGCGTCCGCTCTATCTGGATCAGAAACAAATCTGTGAACTTCAGTACCACCGCGAACAGAAAGCGAAAGCCATGTTCAGCAAGTTTAAGGAAGACCCCCGTGTGACCAAACTTGGCAAAATTCTTCGAAATACGAGTATTGACGAACTGCCCCAGTTATTTAATATCCTGAAAGGTGATATGTCCTTTGTTGGCAATCGGCCACTTCCGTTATATGAAGCCGAAAAACTGACCAATATTGGCTATGCCCGTCGGTTTGCGGCTCCAGCTGGACTAACCGGGCTCTGGCAGGTAACCAAACGGGGAAAAGCGAAGGTGTCGGATCTGGAACGTATCCAGTTGGATGTACTCTATGCCAAACGGTACTCCTTACGTACAGACTTAATTATTTTGCTGAGAACCTTAAAAGCGGTATGGCAGAAGGAGAATGTGTAG
- a CDS encoding response regulator, with translation MKKVYHVLVIEDDSFIRKVLRQTLKDDFEVTTTENGMEGMAWLEEGHPVDIILSDIQMPHMDGKNLISMLRASPVFRKLPIIILSTYADSDTRIACLKLGADDYIIKPFNPMEVKTKIMTVLRRVEANSVGQPNAD, from the coding sequence ATGAAAAAAGTATACCACGTTTTAGTGATTGAAGATGACTCGTTTATTCGAAAGGTATTGCGGCAAACATTAAAAGATGATTTTGAAGTAACCACTACCGAAAACGGGATGGAAGGGATGGCCTGGCTGGAGGAGGGGCACCCCGTCGACATTATTCTATCGGATATACAAATGCCGCATATGGATGGCAAAAATCTGATCAGTATGCTCAGAGCAAGCCCAGTATTCAGAAAACTTCCCATCATCATTTTATCAACCTACGCCGACAGCGATACCCGAATTGCCTGCCTCAAACTGGGAGCCGATGATTATATCATCAAGCCCTTTAACCCGATGGAGGTAAAAACCAAGATTATGACGGTTTTGCGCCGGGTAGAAGCCAACAGCGTAGGGCAACCGAATGCTGATTGA
- the dprA gene encoding DNA-processing protein DprA, protein MPTDTQHQIALSFVPGVGSILIRQLISYCGSASEVFQAPLGRLLKIPGIGEVTARAIRKPDALTEAERVMNRLEKLGASALFFTDKAYPARLKTLYDAPALLYMQGNGDLNAPRTIGLVGTRQATDYGRRITNDMIEALVPYGVNVISGLAYGIDIAAHRASLIHGLSTFGVMASGIDIIYPNVHQKTAQEMLVQGGLLTESPPGTKPDAHLFPARNRIIAGLSDVVVVVEAAAKGGALITAEYANNYHRDVFAVPGQLNQAFSAGCNKLIRENKAQIYTNPRDLIEALNWDKPHTPPGEQSLTKVGSSSLPLDITEEESQILALLRQAQSIHVDELSWKSQIPMGRLASLLLNLEFRGFVRSLPGKKYAAVYV, encoded by the coding sequence GTGCCCACCGATACCCAACATCAGATTGCCCTTTCCTTTGTTCCCGGCGTTGGTAGCATTCTTATTCGTCAACTGATCAGCTACTGCGGGTCTGCCAGCGAGGTTTTTCAGGCTCCTCTCGGCCGTTTGCTGAAAATTCCCGGCATTGGTGAGGTAACAGCCCGGGCCATTCGCAAACCGGATGCTCTTACTGAAGCCGAACGGGTAATGAACCGGCTCGAAAAGCTAGGTGCTTCGGCCCTCTTTTTTACCGATAAAGCGTATCCCGCCCGTCTCAAAACCCTTTACGACGCCCCTGCTCTTCTGTATATGCAGGGAAATGGCGATCTAAACGCTCCCCGAACCATCGGTTTGGTGGGTACCCGGCAGGCTACTGACTATGGCCGACGGATTACCAACGACATGATCGAGGCTCTGGTCCCTTACGGCGTCAATGTGATTAGTGGCCTGGCGTATGGTATCGATATTGCCGCCCATCGCGCCAGCCTGATACATGGCTTATCAACATTCGGTGTAATGGCCAGCGGCATCGACATCATTTACCCGAATGTGCATCAGAAAACCGCTCAGGAAATGCTGGTTCAGGGCGGTTTGCTTACGGAAAGTCCACCGGGTACTAAGCCCGATGCGCATCTGTTTCCCGCCCGTAACCGAATCATTGCCGGATTAAGCGACGTCGTCGTTGTAGTAGAAGCGGCCGCCAAAGGTGGAGCTTTGATCACGGCCGAATACGCGAACAATTATCATCGGGACGTATTTGCAGTGCCTGGGCAGTTGAATCAGGCGTTTTCTGCTGGTTGTAATAAGCTGATACGGGAAAACAAAGCGCAGATTTATACCAACCCCCGAGACCTCATCGAGGCCCTCAACTGGGATAAACCCCACACTCCTCCCGGCGAGCAGTCCCTTACTAAAGTAGGCTCTTCATCATTACCTCTGGATATAACCGAGGAAGAGAGTCAAATCCTTGCCCTGTTACGTCAGGCGCAGTCTATTCACGTTGATGAGCTAAGTTGGAAAAGTCAAATTCCGATGGGCCGACTGGCTTCTCTCCTGCTCAACCTTGAATTTCGGGGATTTGTGCGTTCGCTTCCCGGCAAAAAGTACGCAGCAGTTTACGTGTAA